One genomic segment of Desulforamulus reducens MI-1 includes these proteins:
- a CDS encoding MDR family MFS transporter, translated as MNTDSRRNILLIGLILGMFFSALDQTIVGTAMPRIIGELGGLEILTWVTTAYMLSSTTIVPIAGKLADLFGRRILYVTGIFIFMLGSALCGTSQNMTELIIFRGLQGLGGGIMMPMAMTIVGDIFPPEKRGKWQGLMGALFGFSSIIGPTIGGWFVDYASWRWVFYVNLPVGILAAVTIYIGLQGEKRLKDKVVIDYWGVATLVIGIVSLLLGLSLGGKDYPWSSWQIIGLLSTAFVFLFTFIFIEKRAVEPILSLDLFSNKVFLVTNIIGFLMGLGMFGTMMFLPLFLQGVVGVSATSSGNTMIPMMLAMMITSMLAGQLISRVSFRTLFATGMAIMTVGFYLLSTMTVHTTQWEAIANIIVLGIGMGLVMPILTIAVQQAFPAEQRGVATSATTFFRSIGGTLGMTVLGLVMNHQSVELLKKDFFPVVQKIPGLQSGPFSGMLTKAESDPQGLFNALLSPETLSKIPVQLQEIILPPLKIALSDSLHLVFLVAMGITMLGIIVSLFMGNERVVGTKEKVLDITGGLKNASESALHET; from the coding sequence ATGAATACAGATTCCAGAAGAAATATATTATTAATAGGACTAATTCTTGGCATGTTTTTTTCTGCATTAGACCAAACCATTGTTGGAACGGCCATGCCTAGAATTATTGGGGAACTTGGTGGCTTAGAAATTTTGACCTGGGTTACCACAGCCTATATGCTATCTTCAACCACAATTGTTCCTATTGCGGGAAAACTAGCAGATTTATTTGGTCGCCGCATCTTATATGTGACCGGTATCTTTATTTTTATGCTGGGGTCTGCCCTGTGTGGCACCAGTCAGAATATGACCGAGTTAATTATCTTTCGTGGTTTGCAAGGTCTGGGTGGCGGTATTATGATGCCAATGGCGATGACAATTGTAGGGGATATTTTTCCACCCGAAAAACGTGGTAAATGGCAAGGACTTATGGGTGCCCTTTTTGGTTTTTCCTCTATTATTGGGCCAACAATAGGTGGCTGGTTTGTGGATTACGCCTCCTGGCGATGGGTATTCTATGTAAACCTTCCGGTAGGGATACTTGCTGCAGTAACGATTTACATCGGGTTGCAGGGAGAGAAGCGCCTCAAGGATAAAGTGGTTATAGACTATTGGGGTGTGGCAACACTGGTAATAGGGATTGTATCTTTACTACTGGGTTTAAGCTTAGGGGGCAAAGATTATCCCTGGAGTTCATGGCAGATTATTGGTTTATTAAGTACTGCCTTTGTATTTTTATTTACCTTTATATTTATCGAAAAAAGGGCAGTAGAACCTATTTTAAGTTTAGACTTGTTTAGTAATAAGGTTTTTCTAGTGACAAATATTATAGGATTTTTAATGGGATTAGGTATGTTTGGTACTATGATGTTCTTACCCTTGTTTCTTCAGGGTGTTGTGGGAGTCAGTGCCACCAGTTCAGGTAATACAATGATTCCTATGATGCTGGCTATGATGATCACCAGTATGCTTGCTGGTCAGCTGATTTCTAGAGTTAGTTTCCGTACCCTATTTGCCACCGGCATGGCTATTATGACTGTGGGTTTTTACCTGCTAAGCACCATGACAGTGCATACCACTCAGTGGGAGGCAATTGCTAATATTATTGTCCTGGGGATAGGAATGGGGCTGGTTATGCCGATACTAACAATAGCAGTACAACAAGCCTTCCCAGCGGAACAAAGGGGAGTTGCCACTTCTGCCACAACCTTCTTCCGCAGTATTGGTGGTACCCTTGGTATGACTGTTTTGGGATTGGTGATGAATCACCAATCAGTGGAGTTACTGAAAAAGGACTTCTTTCCTGTAGTTCAAAAGATACCTGGGCTGCAGTCAGGACCCTTTAGTGGTATGCTGACAAAAGCAGAATCTGATCCACAGGGACTATTCAATGCGCTATTAAGCCCTGAAACATTAAGTAAAATACCTGTGCAATTGCAGGAAATTATATTACCACCCCTTAAAATAGCACTTTCAGATTCACTTCATTTAGTATTCCTGGTGGCTATGGGTATCACCATGCTTGGAATAATAGTGAGCTTATTTATGGGCAATGAGAGGGTTGTAGGAACAAAGGAGAAGGTGCTAGATATCACGGGGGGGCTGAAGAATGCCAGTGAGTCAGCCTTGCATGAAACATAG
- a CDS encoding TerC family protein yields MEAVTTFLTGLVANYGHFFSWQDIHRVMTDPVSWGIVFWLVILEGLLSCDNALVLAVVVNKLPKHQQKKALLYGIWGAYFFRFIAIGLGTYLVKIKWVQILGAGYLLWMAGKFFLSKGEEADEGDGEAKVSGFWLKMVGPFWATVITVELMDITFSVDSILAAFAMSNEVWVLFMGGILGILMMRGVATIFIKLLEKYPELEASAYVLIALIGGKLMGQAFGYHIPHGIFFSIMAAVLLGTIVLHHLREGGNKAA; encoded by the coding sequence TTGGAAGCTGTAACAACGTTTTTGACCGGGCTGGTTGCCAACTATGGCCATTTTTTCTCCTGGCAGGATATTCACAGGGTTATGACTGACCCTGTGAGTTGGGGCATTGTTTTTTGGTTAGTTATCCTGGAAGGGCTGCTATCCTGTGATAATGCCTTGGTATTGGCAGTGGTAGTGAACAAACTACCGAAACATCAACAGAAAAAAGCATTGCTCTATGGTATTTGGGGAGCGTATTTCTTCCGTTTTATTGCAATTGGCCTAGGAACATATTTAGTAAAGATAAAATGGGTGCAAATTCTAGGTGCGGGATATCTGCTATGGATGGCAGGTAAATTCTTCCTCTCTAAGGGTGAGGAAGCAGATGAAGGTGATGGAGAAGCGAAGGTAAGCGGCTTCTGGTTAAAAATGGTTGGACCCTTTTGGGCCACTGTAATAACGGTTGAATTAATGGATATCACCTTTAGCGTCGATAGTATCCTGGCAGCCTTTGCTATGAGCAACGAAGTTTGGGTTTTGTTCATGGGAGGGATATTAGGTATTTTGATGATGCGGGGTGTAGCGACTATTTTCATCAAATTGCTTGAGAAATATCCCGAGCTGGAGGCGTCGGCATATGTTTTGATCGCTTTAATTGGCGGTAAACTGATGGGACAAGCCTTTGGCTACCATATACCCCATGGCATTTTCTTCTCTATAATGGCGGCTGTATTACTGGGCACCATTGTGCTTCATCACTTGCGAGAAGGTGGTAATAAAGCAGCATGA
- a CDS encoding DMT family transporter produces MSAKRVYILMVLAALFWSGAFITGKLAVREFPPFALTFFRFSFALPFVLWEKPLTYLPNATTEGWLAILYMAVFASVLGYLFQLIAIQNIGAPKAAIFINLVPVFTIMQSLLFLGEPFSWFKMLSACIIVTGVYLTTRPESGVKEAAGIKA; encoded by the coding sequence ATGTCTGCTAAGCGGGTCTATATCTTAATGGTTCTTGCTGCTCTCTTTTGGTCAGGTGCCTTTATAACAGGAAAACTGGCTGTTAGGGAATTCCCACCCTTTGCCTTAACTTTTTTCCGTTTTTCTTTTGCCCTGCCCTTTGTCCTCTGGGAGAAACCCTTAACTTATTTGCCAAATGCAACAACCGAAGGGTGGCTCGCAATTCTTTATATGGCTGTTTTTGCCTCGGTACTAGGATATTTGTTTCAGTTAATTGCTATTCAAAACATTGGGGCACCCAAGGCTGCTATCTTTATTAATCTTGTACCAGTATTTACCATCATGCAATCTTTATTATTTTTAGGTGAGCCCTTTAGTTGGTTCAAAATGCTAAGTGCCTGTATTATCGTAACAGGTGTGTATTTAACAACCAGGCCGGAATCAGGAGTAAAAGAAGCAGCAGGTATTAAAGCTTAA
- a CDS encoding PRD domain-containing protein, with product MQTPHGPFTIQRVLSNNAVIAHTPKGQDVILLGKGMGFGRKSGDILSNPKYEKIYVVPEGVTDQKALALMEQVDPAVINVTQNIIELAKAQLGEGLHPRVHVALADHINFTLIRLAQGMEIKNPFLAEIEAMYPKEFSIAKQGAVLILEKMNIFIPPEEIGFIALHLHSARHNRHVSQSLKHAEVINRAVKYIESQFGPIKEHGGLEYTRLLSHLQSCIHRLVNKTTIENPFLDKLKQEFSNSYEIARQMSNILEEGLGIPVPEDEIGYLAMHIERIRRNKT from the coding sequence TTGCAAACTCCTCATGGTCCGTTTACTATCCAACGTGTACTTAGTAATAATGCAGTTATAGCTCATACCCCAAAGGGGCAAGATGTCATTTTGCTGGGCAAAGGCATGGGTTTTGGTCGTAAATCCGGAGATATTTTGTCTAATCCAAAATATGAAAAAATTTATGTTGTTCCGGAAGGTGTTACTGATCAAAAGGCTTTAGCCTTAATGGAACAGGTTGACCCTGCGGTGATCAATGTTACCCAGAACATCATTGAACTGGCTAAAGCCCAATTAGGAGAAGGACTGCATCCTCGGGTACATGTAGCTCTGGCAGATCACATCAATTTTACTCTAATCAGGTTAGCCCAGGGGATGGAGATTAAAAACCCTTTTCTTGCAGAAATTGAGGCCATGTATCCAAAGGAGTTTAGTATAGCTAAGCAAGGGGCGGTATTAATTTTAGAAAAAATGAATATTTTCATTCCGCCCGAAGAAATTGGCTTCATAGCATTACACTTACACTCAGCCAGGCATAACCGTCACGTAAGCCAAAGTTTAAAGCATGCCGAAGTAATAAATCGTGCAGTAAAATATATTGAATCCCAATTTGGTCCCATAAAAGAACATGGGGGTTTAGAATATACCCGGCTACTTTCGCATTTGCAAAGCTGCATCCACAGGTTAGTAAATAAAACTACCATTGAGAACCCGTTTTTGGATAAGCTAAAGCAAGAGTTTAGCAACTCCTATGAGATAGCCAGACAGATGAGTAATATTCTGGAAGAAGGCTTAGGTATACCCGTGCCGGAGGATGAAATAGGTTATTTAGCTATGCATATCGAGCGAATCCGCCGTAACAAAACTTAA
- the ptsP gene encoding phosphoenolpyruvate--protein phosphotransferase: protein MLRGIGVSTGLGIAKAVIYQKEDLIIPKVKLVENDLEAEVKKFEQAQASAKQELLQIKERVSQTAGKEKADIIEAQIMFLEDPTVVSEIINIIKAGNNAAYAVNQAVEAQARMLESLPVPEMQERAVDMRDMGHRLINILLDRNEVSLAELTEQTVLIAHDLTPSDTAQLSRERVAAIVTEVGSGTSHTAILARSLGIPAVVGIPGIVEQVSSGVLVAVDGSTGEVFIDPDQVKLGSLKQKLEQFVAEQRDLQGLVNEKAVTANGIPVRLAANIGKLSDIIEAQKVGVKEIGLFRTEFLYMDRNSLPTEEEQYQSYKQVVEAFPHRVIIRTLDIGGDKELPYLKLAKELNPFLGKRAIRLALTEKGLFKTQLRAILRASRHGNIGIMFPMIATLEELQAAKELLAAAKAELVAEGVELANPVEVGMMMETPAAALAADIFAKEVDFFSIGTNDLIQYTMAADRMNEQVAYLYQPTHPAICRLLEGIVQAGHNAGIWVGMCGEMAGNPEYTEHLLKMGLDELSMTRGAVLRVKQKIRQISL from the coding sequence ATGTTACGGGGAATTGGGGTTTCCACTGGCCTAGGCATTGCCAAAGCAGTGATATATCAAAAAGAGGATTTGATTATTCCTAAGGTTAAGTTAGTTGAAAATGATCTAGAAGCGGAAGTCAAAAAGTTTGAACAGGCCCAGGCTTCGGCAAAACAAGAATTGTTGCAAATTAAGGAAAGGGTTTCACAGACTGCCGGTAAAGAAAAGGCAGATATAATCGAAGCTCAAATCATGTTTTTAGAAGACCCGACGGTGGTTAGCGAGATAATTAATATAATTAAAGCCGGTAACAATGCTGCCTATGCCGTAAATCAGGCGGTTGAAGCACAGGCCCGGATGTTGGAAAGTCTGCCGGTGCCAGAAATGCAAGAGCGGGCTGTGGATATGCGGGATATGGGGCACAGGTTGATAAATATTTTACTTGATCGCAATGAGGTGAGTTTAGCCGAGTTAACCGAGCAGACTGTACTGATAGCCCATGACCTTACCCCTTCTGATACCGCTCAACTATCCAGGGAGCGGGTGGCGGCAATTGTTACCGAAGTGGGCAGTGGAACCAGTCATACAGCAATTTTGGCTCGTTCCCTGGGTATCCCCGCAGTTGTGGGCATTCCTGGTATTGTAGAGCAAGTTAGTTCGGGTGTTCTGGTAGCTGTAGATGGCAGCACCGGTGAAGTATTTATTGATCCTGACCAGGTTAAGTTAGGCAGCCTAAAACAAAAATTGGAACAGTTTGTTGCTGAACAAAGAGACCTGCAAGGCTTGGTTAATGAGAAAGCGGTAACTGCTAACGGTATTCCCGTCAGGCTGGCCGCCAATATTGGTAAACTAAGTGATATCATTGAAGCACAGAAAGTGGGCGTAAAGGAAATTGGTCTCTTTAGGACAGAGTTTTTATATATGGACAGAAACTCTCTGCCCACCGAAGAGGAGCAGTACCAGTCCTATAAACAAGTAGTAGAAGCTTTTCCCCACAGGGTTATCATCAGAACTCTAGATATCGGCGGAGATAAAGAGTTACCCTATCTAAAGCTAGCCAAAGAACTTAACCCCTTTTTGGGTAAACGGGCAATACGACTAGCTCTGACGGAAAAGGGTTTATTTAAAACTCAGCTAAGAGCCATTCTCCGGGCCAGCAGACACGGAAACATTGGCATAATGTTTCCCATGATTGCTACACTAGAGGAATTACAGGCGGCCAAAGAACTACTGGCGGCAGCAAAGGCTGAACTGGTGGCTGAAGGAGTAGAGTTAGCCAATCCAGTGGAAGTGGGAATGATGATGGAAACCCCGGCAGCTGCCCTGGCAGCCGATATCTTTGCTAAAGAAGTTGATTTCTTCAGCATTGGCACCAATGATCTAATCCAATACACTATGGCCGCCGATCGTATGAATGAACAGGTAGCCTATCTATACCAACCCACCCACCCGGCGATATGCCGTCTGTTGGAGGGAATTGTCCAGGCAGGGCATAATGCAGGTATCTGGGTAGGTATGTGCGGTGAAATGGCCGGCAACCCGGAATATACAGAGCACCTGCTGAAGATGGGATTAGATGAACTAAGCATGACCCGGGGAGCGGTACTGAGGGTAAAACAAAAAATTCGCCAGATATCTTTATAG
- a CDS encoding D-serine dehydratase, whose amino-acid sequence MRGWWRTGGCNLWFKTSGVYTVDDDELYLLLSSLIDTEDIRLEPSALAGVAGPVRLFKEPAGQKYLEANNLKHKTSNATHIAWATGGSMVPAEVMASYYKKGLNIPVTRK is encoded by the coding sequence ATGCGGGGTTGGTGGCGGACCGGGGGGTGTAACCTTTGGTTTAAAACCAGCGGGGTTTATACAGTGGATGATGACGAGCTATATCTTTTGTTAAGTTCGTTAATAGATACAGAAGATATCCGTTTAGAACCTTCCGCCCTGGCAGGGGTCGCCGGTCCAGTTCGCTTATTTAAAGAACCGGCTGGACAAAAGTATTTAGAAGCAAACAACCTAAAACACAAAACCTCCAATGCCACCCATATTGCCTGGGCCACCGGGGGCAGCATGGTGCCAGCGGAAGTAATGGCATCTTATTATAAAAAGGGACTTAATATACCAGTAACTAGGAAATAA
- a CDS encoding glucose PTS transporter subunit IIA — MKKAFKYLQMVGQSLMLPVSVLPAAGLLLRFGEKDLLNMPAMKEAGLAIFANLPLIFAVGVAIGFSGGQSVAALAAVVGQLILLAVLKAVDPSINMGVFSGIIMGITAALLYKRFYQIKLPQYLGFFAGKRFVPIITAVAGVVIALISAVVWPSIQNVIDAVGQVAVSSSFGPALFAAGKRLLIPVGLHHVYYPSFLYEFGQYVTAAGEIVKGDFNRYFAGDPTAGTFMASEFPIMMFGLPAAAFAIYRNARPERKKAIAGLMASAAFTSFLTGITEPIEFSFIFVAPVLFVFHVLMAGVSGFVTNLLDIHLGFTFSASFIDYLLSYKYGHNQLLLWPVGLVVGGLYFVVFNTAIKMLNLKTPGREDEITAVENQGTGSDLAHKVLDALGGANNIEILDACITRLRVTVKDPDMVKKDVFKALGASGVMEMGKNLQIIFGTQSDSLKEEIRSLMTNTVSATAEGAKPLPELNVSASKTMIKAPASGKVIPLEQVPDETFKQKLLGNGVAIEPVEGTFIAPVAGTVVQVFPTNHALTIKTENGIEILLHVGINTVSLKGQGFKALVSEGQKVTVGQKLLEVDLKQIEKAGLSTITPVIIIGSEDMEITPANEVTSGEDTILQI; from the coding sequence ATGAAAAAAGCATTTAAGTATTTACAGATGGTTGGACAATCTTTAATGCTGCCTGTATCTGTGTTACCTGCTGCCGGTTTACTGCTCAGGTTTGGTGAGAAAGATTTACTCAACATGCCTGCCATGAAGGAAGCTGGGTTGGCTATCTTTGCCAACCTACCCTTGATATTTGCCGTGGGGGTTGCCATTGGTTTTTCTGGTGGACAGTCGGTAGCCGCTCTGGCCGCTGTAGTAGGGCAGTTAATCCTGTTAGCAGTACTGAAAGCAGTGGACCCCAGTATTAACATGGGGGTATTTTCCGGCATTATCATGGGTATTACCGCTGCCCTATTGTATAAAAGGTTTTATCAAATTAAGCTGCCCCAATACCTGGGCTTTTTCGCCGGGAAGCGCTTTGTTCCCATTATTACCGCTGTGGCCGGTGTAGTGATTGCTTTAATTTCTGCCGTGGTTTGGCCCAGCATACAGAATGTCATTGATGCCGTAGGTCAGGTTGCGGTTAGTTCCAGTTTTGGTCCTGCCTTGTTTGCCGCCGGCAAACGTTTACTGATACCAGTTGGCCTGCACCACGTTTACTATCCCTCTTTCTTGTATGAATTCGGTCAGTATGTAACTGCTGCCGGGGAAATTGTAAAAGGAGATTTTAACCGTTACTTCGCTGGGGATCCAACAGCCGGAACCTTTATGGCCAGCGAGTTTCCCATAATGATGTTTGGTCTGCCCGCTGCCGCCTTTGCCATTTACCGTAACGCCAGGCCCGAGCGCAAAAAAGCTATCGCAGGATTAATGGCCAGCGCAGCCTTTACCTCGTTCCTGACGGGTATTACCGAACCAATAGAATTTTCCTTTATTTTTGTGGCACCTGTGTTATTTGTCTTCCATGTACTAATGGCCGGTGTGTCTGGTTTTGTAACAAATTTGCTTGATATTCATTTAGGATTTACTTTCTCTGCCTCTTTCATCGATTATCTATTGTCCTATAAATATGGTCATAACCAGCTGTTGCTGTGGCCAGTGGGCCTGGTTGTCGGAGGTCTGTATTTTGTAGTCTTTAATACCGCTATAAAAATGTTGAACTTAAAAACACCGGGCCGAGAAGATGAAATTACTGCAGTAGAAAACCAAGGTACCGGTTCTGATTTAGCGCACAAGGTATTAGATGCCCTGGGAGGAGCTAATAATATTGAGATATTGGATGCTTGCATTACCCGTTTGCGGGTAACTGTAAAAGATCCAGACATGGTTAAAAAAGATGTGTTTAAGGCTCTAGGTGCTTCTGGAGTTATGGAAATGGGTAAAAACCTGCAAATTATTTTTGGCACCCAATCCGACAGCTTAAAAGAAGAAATCCGCAGTCTAATGACTAATACTGTTTCAGCCACAGCAGAAGGGGCTAAACCCTTACCTGAGCTTAACGTTTCTGCCAGCAAAACTATGATTAAGGCTCCTGCCAGCGGTAAGGTTATTCCCTTAGAACAGGTACCTGATGAGACCTTTAAACAAAAACTGCTGGGCAACGGAGTAGCCATTGAGCCAGTAGAGGGTACCTTTATAGCACCTGTGGCAGGAACTGTTGTTCAAGTATTTCCTACCAACCATGCTTTAACCATAAAAACAGAAAACGGCATAGAAATCCTGTTGCATGTAGGCATTAATACCGTTTCCTTAAAGGGCCAAGGCTTTAAAGCTCTGGTTTCCGAAGGGCAAAAGGTTACGGTAGGACAAAAACTTCTTGAGGTAGATTTAAAGCAGATTGAAAAGGCTGGCTTATCTACCATTACTCCTGTAATTATCATTGGATCTGAGGATATGGAAATAACCCCTGCAAATGAAGTAACTTCTGGAGAAGATACCATTTTACAAATTTAA
- a CDS encoding TerD family protein — protein sequence MINLQKGQKIDLTKTNPNLSKIMVGLGWDPVKSGGGGFLGGLFGGGSPNIDCDASVYLLNANGKLAKDKNLVYFGNKTSPCASVRHAGDNVTGQGDGDDEQIFIDLTQVPADVHRLVFVVNIYDCVARKQHFGMIQNAFIRVVNSANGQELCKFNLSEGYEGKTSLITGEVYRHNGEWKFAAIGEATTDPGLKSLTQRYL from the coding sequence TTGATTAACTTACAAAAGGGGCAAAAGATTGATCTCACCAAAACCAACCCTAACCTTTCGAAGATTATGGTTGGTTTGGGTTGGGATCCAGTTAAAAGCGGTGGTGGTGGTTTCCTGGGTGGTTTATTTGGTGGAGGAAGCCCCAACATTGACTGCGATGCGTCAGTTTATCTTTTGAATGCCAATGGAAAGCTAGCCAAGGATAAAAACCTTGTTTATTTTGGTAATAAGACAAGCCCTTGTGCAAGTGTTCGTCATGCCGGCGATAATGTTACCGGGCAAGGTGATGGTGATGATGAACAAATCTTTATTGATCTGACTCAGGTACCTGCCGATGTTCACCGCTTGGTATTTGTAGTTAACATTTATGATTGCGTGGCACGTAAACAGCATTTCGGCATGATTCAAAATGCTTTTATCCGTGTTGTAAACAGTGCCAATGGCCAAGAGTTGTGCAAGTTTAATTTATCGGAAGGTTACGAGGGAAAGACTAGCCTGATCACCGGCGAGGTTTATCGCCATAATGGTGAATGGAAGTTTGCTGCCATTGGTGAAGCTACCACAGACCCCGGTCTAAAATCCTTAACCCAAAGGTACTTGTAG
- a CDS encoding TerD family protein, with protein MISLAKGQKIDLTKSNPGLSKILVGLGWDTNKYDGGHEFDLDVVAFLVNAEGKATGDSAFIFYNNKQDASGSVILSGDNRTGEGDGDDEYIKINLSGVPAEVDKIAVCINIHDAATRSQNFGQVSNAYVRVVNDETNEELMRYDLGEDYSIETGLVACEIYRHNGEWKFNAVGSGFQGGLASLAATYGLNAG; from the coding sequence TTGATATCTCTGGCAAAGGGTCAAAAGATTGATTTAACTAAAAGCAACCCTGGATTAAGCAAAATTCTTGTTGGTCTCGGTTGGGACACCAATAAGTATGATGGTGGTCATGAATTTGATTTAGATGTTGTTGCTTTCCTGGTGAATGCCGAAGGCAAAGCCACCGGGGACAGTGCCTTTATTTTTTACAATAATAAGCAAGATGCCAGTGGTTCCGTTATTCTCTCCGGTGATAACCGCACCGGCGAGGGTGATGGCGACGATGAATATATAAAGATTAACCTGTCTGGTGTGCCCGCAGAAGTTGATAAAATTGCTGTTTGCATCAATATCCATGATGCGGCAACTCGCAGCCAAAACTTTGGACAAGTTTCCAATGCCTACGTTCGCGTGGTAAATGATGAAACAAATGAAGAACTTATGCGCTACGACCTGGGCGAAGATTACTCCATCGAAACGGGTCTTGTGGCCTGCGAAATCTATCGTCATAATGGCGAATGGAAATTCAATGCAGTGGGAAGTGGTTTCCAAGGGGGACTGGCATCCCTGGCCGCAACCTATGGCTTAAACGCTGGCTAA
- a CDS encoding HPr family phosphocarrier protein, protein MIKQVVTIVNPTGIHARPAAHIAKLAAQFDAAIKLAYKGKEIDAKSIIGVMSLAAQAGEELLVSAEGNQAEAAVNALANLLSKPFTE, encoded by the coding sequence ATGATTAAACAAGTAGTCACTATTGTTAACCCAACAGGAATTCATGCCAGACCGGCGGCACATATAGCCAAGCTGGCAGCCCAATTTGATGCCGCTATAAAGCTGGCCTATAAAGGTAAAGAAATAGATGCCAAAAGTATAATAGGGGTTATGAGCCTAGCTGCCCAGGCCGGAGAGGAACTTTTAGTAAGTGCGGAAGGAAATCAGGCAGAAGCAGCAGTAAATGCTCTGGCTAACCTGCTAAGTAAGCCCTTTACAGAATAG
- a CDS encoding TerD family protein: MSINLIKGQKIDLYKMKPGVRSISMGITLCGPINNFFVTAILTGSSGKVEDTKNFIFYDNLSNHDGSVLMTKDTPPQVNVHLDRVPLGLTELIHMLKIGRKMNSKKTRCHLE; the protein is encoded by the coding sequence ATGTCTATTAATTTGATTAAAGGTCAAAAAATAGATCTTTATAAAATGAAACCCGGAGTCAGAAGCATTTCCATGGGTATAACCCTTTGCGGCCCCATAAATAATTTTTTTGTCACAGCGATACTTACTGGCAGTTCAGGAAAGGTTGAGGATACGAAAAATTTTATTTTCTATGATAACTTAAGTAATCATGACGGTTCTGTTTTGATGACAAAGGACACCCCTCCACAAGTTAATGTTCATCTTGATAGGGTGCCCCTGGGGTTGACAGAATTGATACATATGTTAAAAATAGGCAGAAAAATGAATTCGAAAAAAACCAGATGTCACTTGGAATAG
- a CDS encoding DUF3795 domain-containing protein, which translates to MKVAVCGIACEKCPRMVNGTCPNGEVGCKPKDNKFCKISKCAFIKNISLCFECPEFPCETTKEGPISYGYCTYISGKTMD; encoded by the coding sequence ATGAAAGTAGCTGTATGCGGCATCGCTTGTGAAAAGTGTCCTAGGATGGTTAATGGGACATGTCCAAATGGAGAAGTTGGTTGTAAGCCGAAAGATAATAAGTTTTGCAAGATCTCAAAATGTGCATTCATCAAAAATATTTCCTTATGCTTTGAATGCCCTGAATTTCCCTGCGAGACCACCAAAGAAGGTCCAATAAGTTATGGCTATTGTACCTACATATCGGGTAAGACCATGGATTAA
- a CDS encoding TerD family protein, protein MAVNLQKGQKVDLTKGRSNLSKVVVGLGWDTNKFDGPDFDLDASAFLLGENGKCASADDFVFYNNLKHVSGSVMHMGDNLTGDGDGDDEQITIDLSKVPAHIHKIAITVTIHMAKERNQNFGLVSNAFVRVVDDSNGSELLRYDLSEDYSIETALVFAELYRHGSEWKFAAVGQGFNEGLQGLVNLYGLA, encoded by the coding sequence TTGGCTGTTAATTTGCAAAAAGGTCAAAAGGTTGACTTAACAAAAGGGAGATCTAACCTTTCAAAGGTGGTTGTTGGCCTGGGATGGGATACTAACAAATTTGATGGCCCAGACTTTGATTTAGATGCGTCTGCTTTCCTGCTTGGCGAGAACGGCAAATGCGCTAGTGCCGATGACTTTGTTTTTTATAATAACTTAAAACATGTTAGCGGTTCTGTTATGCATATGGGAGATAACCTTACTGGTGATGGTGATGGTGACGATGAACAGATTACCATTGATTTAAGCAAAGTACCTGCCCATATTCATAAAATTGCTATTACCGTTACCATTCATATGGCCAAAGAACGTAACCAGAATTTCGGTCTGGTTTCCAATGCCTTTGTTCGTGTGGTAGACGATAGCAACGGTTCTGAGCTGCTACGCTATGATTTAAGTGAAGATTACAGCATCGAAACCGCCCTGGTATTTGCAGAACTCTACCGTCACGGTTCCGAATGGAAATTTGCTGCAGTTGGTCAAGGCTTCAACGAAGGCTTGCAAGGATTGGTTAATCTATATGGTTTAGCCTAA